attgtgtcctctgtttggtttttctgttgttgtattagcTCGGCTATATTGTAATTGAGGCTGCTACCTCGATTTTCTTACGAgtttaatataaattaaataaattactcagaaatacactcctttttttcttcaagcATCCAATATTGTTGCAGATGGGATTAAATGGAGGTTAGCCAAAAGCCTGGTGCATCTTTGTTGTATGATGGAGGGTACTTGTGCATTTGAACAAAAAACCGACAGAGCATTAGCATTCTGTAACTGGGGAGACAGTATtgtagatgatggatggatggacattaaACAACAACTCCTCCAGCTGAGAAACTCTGAAAATTATGTTGTAGTTGGCATTCCTTCCAACAGACAAGCAGAACAAATGGCAAACTCGAATAGCAGCTAGAGGTCTTGGTCACCTTAATGTAAGGCAGTGTCAAATTATGCTGAATTGTCTGAGTCTCAAACTAAGGTACTTCTTGTTTGTCTTGCAAAATTTGACActcaaatccctcctcccctctttaaATCCACAGCTTCACATATTTAAACAGCCTCATCCTATACTATATATTTGCAAATGAGAATAACAGATggcaggtacagtgtgtatccTCGAGAAACCTCCTGTCGCAATACATTAAAGATGTGCTACTGAGTGAAAGATTAAACAGATTCTGCATTTGAAAGTCAAACAGTGTGGcgtaaaaaaaaaccctgcaggcAAACACGGGAGCAGACAGACATCCTGCAAACACAAAGCGTCTCACAAGTGTCCACATTGTCTTATCGTCATCACTTTAGAGCGTTATTGGACTGTGGCTGTTTGATGAAGTGACAGTCGGGTTAAGCAAACTCCATGTGCAAACCTTGTGTGTACATATGTCATCTGCAGAGCGAGATAAGGATGCAGTGTATGGCCATTGGCAGCCATTCTGCACTCATTATAATCCTGTTTGGACAATGGGACACTCACAGCGGGTCAGTTACACACTTGTTTACAATATTAACAAAGAGCATGGGCTCAAATGGAAAGAATCGAGTGCTATCTTATTACCAGTtagacagaaaatgaaatacattcTCCATGCTCACCAACTTGATACTCATAATTCCGTCAAATCTTGTGTCAACTTGAGTTAACGGTAACCCGGCCGTTCCTCCTTGGAAATTGGagccaaaaaaaaatgaactccCTGCCTTGATTTCTACTTGACGTGAAAGACGAAAGCTAAAAGCATGTAATTACAGTTGAATAGTGAGTTAACCTCTTCACCCTTGCCTTAAACGCTGTCACTCACCGCTTCAACTTGCACTTAAGTAGGTGGATTTTCATCAGGCTGATGGGGGATTGAGTCTGAATGTGAATTACAGCTGCTGTAGCATGAGATTACAATCATTTGCAAGGGTTTGTCGGATTGAGCCGCGATACAATCAGCTCGACATGTACAAGGAGATAAATATCTACCGAACTCGCACAGTTATTATCACAAAGAGGATAAAGAAAGTTCCCCGTCTCTGAAAAACACCTTGAAACACAATCTGATGCAGGAATTCAGATTTTCTTCTCAGGTTTTTGGACCTGTGTGTTGGAGCTACAAGACTGAATATTTCAAACAGCATAAAATATACAGGCTTGTCACATTGAGTATCAAAAGTTCAGTCGAAGAAATGGAGAGATTCACGTGGTAAACATCCCTTCAGCTGTGATTAATGCAGCAAACCAGCTAATATAACACTCCTAGAATCTGTTTACAAGAAAGTCAAGGAacaatgctttttaaaaaatcagtaCTCTGTTTCTGTTCTCGCTTTTGATCCAAACCAAGACATTTCTTTGGAGAGTACAGAACATTTACAGCCTTTACACGAGTCCAAAACATGTGATAAATAGAGCCTTACATTAAAAAGTCTGTGAACTCTGAAAAACAAGTCTTAGAGATTGTTTGTGAATCACTCAGCTTCATCAAAGGTTTATTGAAAGTGTGTTGAGCCAGGTGTTTCCACAAGCGCCAAATACTCAACTACTCACCTAGCAACTTTTCTCTTGTTGATTTCAATAAAACGGTTCAAATATCATAGTGTgaccaatttttttttgtatattttaaaacCAGCTTGCTTCTGCAGATGCCTGTGTGATAGTGTGAGCCCCTCTCCTGAATGAGCTGGGCTGTACTTTTGTTTCCACCAACTCATGAAGGAAGAATTTTGGCTCTTTAGCTGCTAAATGCTCCACTGTTTTTCCAGTGGGTTTAGTGTTTAGTGAGATTTTTAGACctttttaactgaagaaagtttcCTGCTATTGCTGAAAAATAAACTGGTGGCAGTTAATTTGACCCTTAGCAGGCATGTTTTGGTCCAAACCACTAAACAAGGAGCTGAAAGACTCTGTTAGCTAAGCAATGCTAGTAACCCTGTAAATGTCAGATTGTTGTCACTGTTTTATTGATCATTTTTGATCAcgaataaattattattattcagggctctcaagtctcacaCATTGGGTGTGAGAcacgcatttcaacctgttcacacactcacatgcaacaCCTTGTATGTCTCACTCAGAATAATAACTAGGACCACTCCCACCAAGTTGCGCCGCTTtccttaaactgtggaacaggtaggGATCAAGTGGGTTTCCTGTGGAGTTCAGAATGAGCTTGCTGCCCACCAGCTAAtcggggaaaaaagaaagacatacagttgtgctcatgagtttacataccctggcagaatttgttaatttttttgcccatttttcagagaatatgaatgataagagaaaaccttttttttttcactcatggttagtgattgggtgaagcaaaatttctatcaaacaactgtgtttactctttttatatcataaagacaacagagactacccaagaaatcataaattctgccaggatatgtaaacttatgagcacaactgtagctacccaacagccaattaaaaaaatagcatCAGTGTAACCACGCaaaacaacgcaacaacgttacgttccaaagaaaaggatgcacatgcgcaATTGCAGACAGACCAACGCAGATTGGAAGACACTGGAGGCTGTATCAAATATGTACAGGAAGTCATCTCATCAATTGATTTCGTAGGCTATTTACTGAACACAATTACTACTTtctcacaaaaataaagagagctagGGAGAGAGTAAGAAAGAGGGCAGTCAAAATTGTTAAggtaaaggaacaaaatatACAAGAACTTAAATGATGTAATGAGAGCTAAAAAGTCTCaaatctcactctgaactgaggtcaaaacttgagagccctgatTATAGCTGCTTTAAAACATGGTGAACTTTTACAGGTAGAAGGAATTTGAATGCTAAACTTTGACGTCAAGGAACCCTTAGCTTACTGACATTAGCTAGCAGTTGTGGTTTTTAGTTTCCCTCCAATACAAAGCATTGTTTTAAAAGGCTGCTTTTgacatttcaaacaaaacaaatgtaacaaacacatttttttctgataataATTCTTAaacctcctgttgtgttgcaggtcaaattgacccttttataAGTctatgtgacagaagaggtgtcgtgttaatttatcaacatcatttcataaaaaaaaaaaattcaaaatgtaaaataaaatgaacaaaaatctatgtcatgtaaaagtattgtatttatatttagggctttccaatgtacattaaaaaagttttaacattaattttaatgaaaacgagtgagttatcctcattgaaccatgatctgagaattaaagaacaccaatccactaaatcttgatttaaatggttagtaatggaataaaaaaaatgatttaaaaaaatctgattgggattttttggggttctgacacttttggataattgaatatgccccggatcaaattgacccaggaacattattgctgttttaGAGACataaacataacaggagggttaacttatCATTTAGAGGTTATCTAGAGGTTTAGCAGTAGGAAGTAAACAGCCCTGTATGGTTGAAGCACTAGCATCTGTTTGAAAGTGACATTATTTCTATGATGGAACTGAGCATAAAAGGTCACACCTTCACGTTGTGAAGTCCTTTTTGAGGACACATAGATTCATCAAAAGGACTTATGCACCTCCCTGCTGCTAAAACACTCAGCATGTCCTCTGTTGAGTCTTGATACTGAAGATTGAGTCCCCTCTGTTTACCTTGCAGCTTGGTCTTGGGGATTTTCCCACAGGGCTTAGTAGCTGTGACAGTGGCGGCACAGGTCGCATCCATGAGCGCTCGCTTCAGCACGCCTGTCCTGTTCTTCTTGCCCGTCGCCAAATCGCACTCCCCCCAAGCCTGGAAGTCGTACTTGCATTCTCCTGTGGCACACAATCAGATACTTAATTAGACGCTTTTGTTCGGGGGAAGTAGCTCCGAGAAGAGCATAGAGCGTGAGCGATCAAGCAGAAAACCTGGTAAAATGACGGCTTGCagcttttatatttgttttaaacaGCAAGCGGTCGTAATCAGTCACTGAAACAAGCCCTTTGAGCCGACGAGACGCGCCCTTTGAATGGCTGTTTTAATTGACTTCTCTTATATCTCCCTCCTGTCTATAGAAGCTGCACAGGATCCAAAGAATCCTGCTAACAACTCATTAGAAGACACTTTTATCAACAGCGAATAAAAGGCGCTCATAGCTTCTCGCTAACAGGAACAGATGGTGCTTCGGTTTTGATCTTATATTTTCTATATGATGAAACTCACCAGCATATGAATGCAATCAGAAACAGTCAAGAAATAATGGACACAAATGGCAGAAGCagcaaaaaacattttgagcaGCACCTCAAATAAATTCCACAtatgtgcttttatttgatattaaatTTAACCCACCTTAAACAAACCCCCTAGAGGATGCAGTGTTGCTCAGCAGTTGGTGTATATTAACAGAAAAGTGTTTGAAGTGTACGTGTGTGCGCcagagtgtgtatttgtgtactGTATGTCCCTCATATCTCCCTCCATTATTTTGTAGCAGCTCCAGCCTGGCTCCCTAGAGGCTGTGACACTCATTCCTCGGCTTCCTCTCACATGAAAGCGTCGGACCTCTTGTCAGTGCCTCTGAGATCCCAGGGTGCTCatcagaggaggggagaggggtgaggagagagggagtgacaGTGCTATTGTTGCAATAAAACCTACAGGGACTTCCTGAGAATCCAACTTTAAAGCCCTGTGCCTCCATAATTtgtctcagagagagagagagcttcccTCGCAGGCTCCTGGGGATTTGGCAGGGAGCTTGTGAGCTCTCTGAGGTGTCATGAGCAGGTAGGCAAAAAAAATGGAGGAAGAAGTGTAAACGCACCCACTCATCAGTGACCCTGAACCTGAAGAGAGTCCAATAAATAATAGTCAAAATGACAGGGAAAGATCTGATCTGTAGAGATGGGGGGGGGTTTTGTGTCctttaaaagtcaaatatttgatttattgaatGCAAGAAACAATCAAATCTGAAATAACTGACTCATCCATACTGAGACTGAGTTAATGGCAAATAGGTGATCTTGAATACCCAACTGAGACCAACCATTTTTTGCTTTCAGTTTCCATCCAGTTAAGTGGTGATGTCACACCTCCATGTAAAACTGTTTCCAGGTCCAAGGCAGTAACATATTTTGAGTATGCCACAGCACTGTGTCACTCACAGTTTTTAACAGATCAGGATCTAAAGAGACCTTCACTGACTCATCTTTTACTTATATCTATGtggtgagaaaaagaagaagagatggtTGAAGTTGATAACGTCACTTACATTCTTAAATCACTGAAAGGGAACTCAAATAAAGGTCCCTGAAGCTATGGAATCGGCAAATATATGCTAGTTTTCAATGTAACATACATTGGTATGAGTAACGTTTGAAgtcataaacaataataataagtatcATTATTGTTTTCATAGAATGTCCAGGTCATTAAATGgaatgtattacattttttgatGGCCTTTGAATACTTTTAGGCAATTCctgtattttcatattttaactaGTTATCATATAAATGTCTTGACTCCAGTCCTGTTTAATTTTTCAGACTTTGGTAAGCTCTCCAAATCAAAAGCAGTGTCAATCAttgaaaattaacaaaaattaaTGTGTAAAATAAGCAGAGTGACCTGTATTATTTCCTTTCTTCTACTCACTTTGCAGCatcatttctttttgttctgGGCTTTGAGTTTACAGGGGCGTGTTCAGCCTTGACTAGGACCAGCCCAGGCACTGGCATAGACACGGGTGGCCCGGGTCTTCACTATCTACTTTGAAAACTACCATTTAACCCCAACTTGGGAACGGACACCCAGATAAATGTTCCAGGGTGGGACCAGAGCGCAAATTGGTCAGGGGGGAGTCCAAATTTAGTGGTGCCGGGGAATTCATTAAATAGcatgttttagatgtattttaggaaatgttgggatgatgaaatgttgtaaatattgGTGACACAAAGTCAGGAACAGGGTACGGCGTCCAAGCTAATTTGAAAGCAGAATAAGTAATTTGTGAACACCTCCAGATGGTTTGGTCCAGGAGGCCAATTAGTGCCACAGTATAAAGGCGCCAGTTAAAATCTGTCTGTGTTCGCTGTTGCTTGGAGCCTGATGTCCTGCTGTTgcttttttgtttaataaacaaGTTTGTGGTACATGTGAACAACCGCCTGTGATTTTGTTCATCATGCCTGCTGTAAAGGGTTAATCCTAACAAGTGCGTTGGGGTGACTCCCGGCCTAGACCCTTTGCATGTTTTCCCCCCCGCTCTTTACtcaacacatttcctgtctcctgtTTGCCCAAAGTTCCAATTGAAGCCCCTAACAAAATCAAATCTgcaacatttaagaacaaagaAAGCTACTACCAGCCTGTTAACACATTCCAATTGATTTTAATATAAGCCCCACCTCTGATGAGCGAATAGCCAAGGATTTTTGGAGAGGCACCTGGGgaggccaatcagatttcaaaggaGGTCAGTGCCCCCCCTGGACATGccctgtgtgtttatgcattTGAGTTATGAGTATTTCTGTGGTCAGTTGTATAAGTACCATCagcctacaataaaaaataaatgagcttTACTAAAGAGTCCCATTATGGTCATTAAGTGTGCGGTCCTAAAAGAGATGACAGTAGCTAATGATGGTCAGAAGTGGTGTTTGTGTGAGGCTTCTTATTGCATGTAATGGGGTTGAAATTAGGTTTTATTATTCACCTGAGGTTGATTCCTTTTATCTTGAACCAAGTGAGAAGGAAAGTGATTGGCTCTGTAATAATTGAGACCAGGCTCCCAACTCTGCCCTCGTGTAAATACCTGAGTTGAACCAGTATACTTCAAACATATTCTTTCTGAtgtgagaaaaataaattatgGAAATGTGATTatatgttttttgtgtgtgtgtttgtgagcacaAAACAATCCAGGCCATGTGCTTCAAACTTAAAACCGCAGTTAACctacttttcactttttcttcttATCAGGTTTGATGTTTTATCAGATGCAACGGGTTTGCCAAATGGGATTTCATCAAATCTTTCATGCTGCGGAGCGACCCATAATTTAAGTTTAGTCTTTTACAAGGTTATTATAATAGCACCTAGAGCTAAACAATGTTGTTTCTGAATGCAATTTgctcagcctcctagcaaaACCATTTTTTACATCAgtgacacagaaaaaaagagaaaatctgAGTCCTGATTTGGCTGCGAGGGTGAAGCATCTTTGTCACACTTGGTGTAATTACTTAATGTGACactgtttgttgatgtttttgaatGCCAGaatatgtaaaataaacaagacaGCAACTCCTTAACACAGCATGGATGAGTTACTTGAGCCCATCcttcactttcttttattttaaggctttctacattttaaagaaCAGGGGCATGCAACTTTGCCAATCCCCCAAACTTTTTGCTGCTGTAATCTTTACAGCCAGTTAGTGGGACCATTATTTCCTACACTGTGTTCATCACTCCTGACAGGCCCATTGCAGAGCAGCAGGTTCTTGCCTGACAGGCCTTACTGGGGGGAACAAAAGTCCCTGAGGCTTGTCACAGTGAGCCATTTCAGCTGTGAAGGCTCCAGCCCCAAAAAACAGATGACAAAGAAAGATGATTATTCCTGTTTTTTCCGGCGCGATGTATCACCTCCTCAGCAGACAGTTCTGTTGTACCTCTAATTAGCTAGCTTACTCATTCCCATTGTGAAGTTGGGACTATTGTTTGAGTGAATGACAGGCAAGCATACATCATGGGGAAGTGTGGAGTGTGAAGGATGGGATTCTTGTAGTACAGGAGCAGGGGACTTATCTGAGTATTTTTGTGCTCTTAGATTATGTAACCACGATCTACAGAGTAAACCCTTTTAAAtatgtacaaagacacacgtgtGTCAGAGCCCTGATAGTCTCCCCTCACCTCCAAACTTCTTCTTCCAGTTGCAGGGGATCTTGCAGCGTTGGGTCTTGATGGTCTGCTTGCAGTCGGTCCCGGTGCGTGTCCCCTCTCTGGTGCCGAGTCCGCAGTCCCCTTCGTTGGCTACACACACGCTCCACTGCCACTCCCCACAGTCTGACTTGCGCTCCCTCTTTCCTGTTTGACAGAACATTCACCAGTTATGAATAACGCAACATTACTTTTAAAGTTGGAGACAGAGTTGTCTCAGGGTAATTAAATTATTTGCTTAAAACGTATTAAGAGTGGCAGCTGTTGTCAAAGTAATTCTGAGACATGCATCGTTCCTTTAAGGTCATTTATTTTACATAGCTGAAAACACTTATATTAGTTTTCCTAAACTCTTAAGTTCAAAACCATTGACTTTATATAAGAAGCGGAAGTCTCAGGGTCTGTAAAGCAAGTGATTTAAACCTACATTCTCTCTattggccagcagggggagcctCAGTGTGATGTATAGACGTCTATGATACATTTTCCAACTTCTTCCTTACTTTGT
Above is a genomic segment from Notolabrus celidotus isolate fNotCel1 chromosome 21, fNotCel1.pri, whole genome shotgun sequence containing:
- the ptn gene encoding pleiotrophin isoform X2, which encodes MNGQKLWTRVAVMALLVLTVMAAEGGKAEKQGKRERKSDCGEWQWSVCVANEGDCGLGTREGTRTGTDCKQTIKTQRCKIPCNWKKKFGGECKYDFQAWGECDLATGKKNRTGVLKRALMDATCAATVTATKPCGKIPKTKLQDAKKQKKDGKKRERTQMD
- the ptn gene encoding pleiotrophin isoform X1; this translates as MEIACCRGWVMVNRMVDMSKHRIVMNGQKLWTRVAVMALLVLTVMAAEGGKAEKQGKRERKSDCGEWQWSVCVANEGDCGLGTREGTRTGTDCKQTIKTQRCKIPCNWKKKFGGECKYDFQAWGECDLATGKKNRTGVLKRALMDATCAATVTATKPCGKIPKTKLQDAKKQKKDGKKRERTQMD